From a region of the Janthinobacterium sp. 61 genome:
- a CDS encoding LysR family transcriptional regulator, which produces MQDLNDLYYFVQVVDHGGFAPAGRALGMPKSKLSRRIALLEERLGARLLQRTTRHFSVTDVGQTFYEHCKAMLVEAEAAQEAIELTRAAPRGTVRLSCPIALLHSLVAPMLAGFMRAHPQVTLLLEASNRRVDLVAEGIDVAIRVRPPPLPDSDLVLRVLAERSQCMVGSPLLFAGAPVPKAPADLADWPSLALGMPQQHYQWDLYGPDGARAQLRHTPRFVTGDILTLRDAAVAGVGVVQLPTMMITEQVANGSLLPLMEQWRPQREIIHAVFPSRRGLLPAVRALIDYLAHSFAALDEE; this is translated from the coding sequence ATGCAGGACTTGAATGACTTGTATTACTTTGTGCAAGTGGTCGACCATGGCGGCTTCGCGCCGGCCGGGCGCGCGCTGGGCATGCCGAAATCAAAACTGAGCCGGCGCATCGCGCTGCTGGAAGAGCGCCTCGGCGCGCGCCTGCTGCAGCGCACGACGCGGCATTTTTCCGTCACCGACGTGGGCCAGACGTTTTACGAGCATTGCAAGGCGATGCTGGTGGAAGCGGAGGCGGCGCAGGAAGCGATCGAACTGACGCGGGCCGCGCCGCGCGGCACGGTGCGCCTGTCCTGCCCCATCGCCCTGCTGCACTCCCTGGTCGCGCCCATGCTGGCCGGCTTCATGCGCGCGCATCCGCAAGTGACCCTGCTGCTCGAAGCAAGCAACCGCCGTGTCGACCTGGTGGCCGAAGGCATCGACGTGGCCATCCGCGTGCGTCCGCCGCCGCTGCCCGACAGCGATCTGGTGCTGCGCGTGCTGGCCGAACGCAGCCAGTGCATGGTGGGCAGCCCGCTGCTGTTCGCCGGCGCGCCCGTGCCGAAGGCGCCGGCCGACCTGGCCGACTGGCCCAGCCTGGCCCTGGGCATGCCGCAACAACACTACCAGTGGGATTTGTACGGCCCCGATGGCGCGCGCGCCCAGTTGCGCCACACGCCGCGCTTCGTCACGGGCGACATACTGACCCTGCGCGACGCGGCCGTGGCCGGCGTGGGCGTGGTCCAGTTGCCGACCATGATGATCACCGAGCAGGTGGCCAATGGCAGCCTGCTGCCGCTGATGGAACAATGGCGGCCGCAGCGCGAAATCATCCACGCCGTGTTTCCTTCACGGCGCGGCCTGCTACCGGCCGTGCGCGCGCTGATCGACTACCTGGCGCACAGCTTCGCCGCGCTGGACGAAGAGTGA
- a CDS encoding pirin family protein — protein sequence MNTVTGIYSAPRQHWVGDGFPVRSMFSYNGHGKQLSPFLLLDYAGPAEFAPGTRPPGVGSHPHRGFETVTIVYKGEVAHRDSTGQGGVIGPGDVQWMTAGAGILHEEFHSPAFTQSGGTLEMVQLWVNLPAKNKMTAPGYQAITSDTIPTVALPDAAGSVRVIAGTFDGQHGPARTFSTMQVWDLRLAQGKLTELPVHAGWSTALIVLHGTVLLNGESVAREAQMALFERDGDSITIEANNDAVVLLLSGEPIDEPIVGHGPFVMNTEAEIAQAFEDFNSGRFARIAT from the coding sequence ATGAACACAGTCACAGGTATCTACAGCGCACCGCGCCAGCACTGGGTCGGCGACGGTTTTCCCGTGCGCTCGATGTTTTCGTACAACGGCCATGGCAAGCAGCTGAGCCCCTTCCTGCTGCTCGATTACGCCGGCCCGGCCGAATTCGCGCCCGGCACGCGTCCGCCCGGCGTCGGTTCGCACCCGCACCGCGGCTTTGAAACGGTAACCATCGTCTACAAGGGCGAAGTGGCGCACCGCGATTCGACGGGCCAGGGCGGCGTGATCGGCCCCGGCGACGTGCAGTGGATGACGGCCGGTGCCGGCATCCTGCATGAAGAGTTTCACTCGCCTGCCTTCACGCAGTCCGGCGGCACCCTGGAAATGGTGCAGCTGTGGGTGAACCTGCCGGCCAAGAACAAGATGACGGCACCGGGCTACCAGGCCATCACCAGCGACACCATTCCCACCGTGGCGCTGCCCGATGCCGCCGGTTCGGTACGCGTGATCGCCGGCACCTTCGATGGCCAGCATGGCCCGGCCCGCACGTTCTCGACTATGCAGGTGTGGGACCTGCGCCTGGCCCAGGGCAAGCTGACGGAACTGCCCGTACACGCCGGCTGGAGCACGGCGCTGATCGTCCTGCATGGCACGGTGCTGCTCAATGGCGAGAGCGTGGCGCGCGAAGCGCAGATGGCGCTGTTCGAACGCGATGGCGACAGCATCACCATCGAGGCGAACAATGACGCCGTGGTGCTGCTGCTGAGCGGCGAGCCGATCGATGAGCCCATCGTCGGCCATGGCCCCTTCGTCATGAATACCGAAGCGGAAATCGCGCAGGCGTTCGAGGATTTCAACAGCGGCCGCTTTGCCCGCATCGCGACGTAA
- a CDS encoding ABC transporter substrate-binding protein, protein MRLRHVLLAATLLGSVLPAQACRMTMALEQWPPYLYRDAQGNYTGLDLELLRAIFKEARCTLLSVPELPTARRQLLFQKGELDLLPAASDTSERHAYARFSVSYRDETVGIFGKAGTPAAQRHVGSFGQLARGKSSLLAPKLGWYGAQYAAARPALEKAGRLNTFGNFRQGILMLDAGRADLLLGDVLAVRHEAHLQGVALSSLPFLVLRAPVHLMLNARTTSADDLARLNAAITHLEQRGVLAAIRARYEAP, encoded by the coding sequence ATGCGCTTGCGCCACGTACTGCTTGCGGCAACGCTGCTCGGCAGCGTCCTGCCCGCCCAGGCCTGCCGCATGACGATGGCGCTCGAGCAATGGCCGCCCTACCTGTATCGCGATGCACAAGGCAACTACACGGGGCTGGACCTGGAGCTGCTGCGCGCCATTTTCAAGGAAGCGCGCTGTACCTTGCTGAGCGTGCCGGAGCTGCCCACGGCGCGGCGCCAGTTGCTGTTCCAGAAAGGCGAACTGGACTTGCTGCCCGCCGCCTCCGACACGTCCGAACGCCATGCGTATGCGCGTTTCAGCGTGAGCTACCGCGACGAAACCGTGGGCATCTTCGGCAAGGCCGGCACGCCCGCCGCGCAGCGCCATGTCGGCAGCTTTGGCCAGCTGGCCCGCGGCAAGTCAAGCTTGCTGGCGCCCAAGCTGGGCTGGTATGGCGCGCAGTATGCGGCGGCCCGGCCGGCGCTGGAGAAGGCCGGCCGCCTGAATACCTTCGGCAACTTCCGGCAGGGCATCCTCATGCTCGACGCGGGCCGCGCCGACCTGCTGCTGGGCGACGTGCTGGCCGTACGCCACGAAGCGCACCTGCAGGGCGTCGCCTTGAGCAGCCTGCCCTTCCTGGTCCTGCGCGCACCCGTGCACCTGATGCTCAATGCGCGCACGACCAGCGCCGACGACCTGGCGCGCCTGAACGCCGCCATCACGCACCTGGAACAGCGCGGCGTGCTAGCGGCGATACGCGCCCGCTATGAAGCACCGTAG
- the pnuC gene encoding nicotinamide riboside transporter PnuC, translating into MTPPLEIAANVLMTVSIILAGRNNIHSWWIGIVGCVLFAVLFFQVNLYADVMLQLFFIVTCVIGWLQWRRGASGKPLPITRTGWRSLAWVVPAGIASVVIYGMLLHRFTNAYAPFIDSAVLVFSIIAQFLLMSRRIETWAFWLLVNTVAVPLYYSRGLHLTAVLYAAYWVNALISWYWWGVQARRAALAPAAPSTAIADA; encoded by the coding sequence TTGACTCCCCCGCTCGAGATCGCCGCCAATGTCTTGATGACTGTTTCCATCATCCTGGCCGGACGCAATAATATTCATTCCTGGTGGATAGGCATCGTCGGCTGCGTGCTGTTTGCCGTGCTGTTTTTCCAGGTTAATCTGTATGCTGACGTGATGCTGCAGCTGTTTTTCATCGTCACCTGCGTCATCGGCTGGCTGCAATGGCGGCGCGGTGCCAGCGGCAAGCCGTTGCCGATCACGCGCACGGGCTGGCGCAGCCTGGCCTGGGTGGTGCCGGCAGGCATCGCCTCCGTGGTCATCTACGGCATGCTGCTGCACCGGTTTACGAATGCCTACGCGCCCTTCATCGATTCGGCAGTGTTGGTATTTAGCATCATCGCGCAATTTTTGCTGATGAGCCGACGCATCGAAACCTGGGCCTTCTGGCTGTTGGTCAACACCGTGGCCGTGCCGCTCTACTACAGCCGCGGCCTGCACCTGACGGCCGTGCTATATGCGGCCTACTGGGTCAATGCCCTGATTTCCTGGTACTGGTGGGGCGTGCAGGCACGCCGCGCGGCGCTGGCGCCCGCAGCGCCTTCCACGGCGATCGCCGACGCCTGA
- a CDS encoding TonB-dependent receptor has protein sequence MFKPLAISLAIAAAFPAFPTLAHAGDDMLRVNVTGSNIRVSEKEGASAVQVITAKELKASGKTSVSDVLRAISANSGNSYNEQYTGSFSAGTSGLSLRGIGQKNTLILVNGKRVASYATAQNLQETFVDLNSLPMAAVQRIEVLKDGASSVYGSDAVAGVVNIILYKEFTGTDITAQWGGSTEGTGQHEKSAALQTGFGKLEEDGYSLVFSIDAQQRDKLQQSDVEWMRDADFRNQQRGSLGWAITNYAGTDPTRTLGGVRGPLQLVNYGDITPGKTGQVLAYNPSPYKTLIPGIQRVHTAARATVKLNADTEAYVDLLHSYSRADQTFSAPLTVNNATRVWNNATQALDTIPVVLPVGHPNNPGTAPLPFTATLFDLGPRLKQDKVTFYRALAGVKGTLAGWDWDAAVGHSSSKLEETVQNFVNRYEFQKVLADGSYNFFDQSQNSEAVRNRLRLSTLRPAESTLDTLDFSAAKDIWDLPAGPLGFAAGAQWRREKMDSQTSTAVLSGTELRPAINIINGTRSVSALFAEFNVPVVKDLSVNLAGRADHYSDFGNAFSPKASARYQAAPWLLVRGTVSRGFRAPSLPEITQSTAVSYVSVLDPRDPITPTQTRGVTAITIANTALRPERSNNLNLGVVVSPTSSSSIGLDYYRIKQEGVIGTESATTTIANEATAPQKVTRDADGRITTLYRQYRNQGQREVSGIDIDLRQRFVDKDWGKLTLAGQLSRVLRFAEPLSDGAPLTDGAGTNYFGSIPKWRGVSSATWEQGKWSSTLTWNYVGSYAQNTHLDESVAAFSTFDVTSSWQVTPKANVTFIVQNLANKRAPWDYASTGFDFTQADPRGRVAALKLNYKF, from the coding sequence ATGTTCAAACCACTCGCCATCAGTCTTGCCATCGCCGCCGCCTTTCCCGCTTTCCCCACCCTTGCCCACGCCGGGGACGACATGCTGCGTGTTAACGTCACCGGATCGAATATCCGCGTCAGCGAAAAGGAGGGCGCCAGCGCCGTGCAAGTCATCACGGCCAAGGAATTGAAAGCCAGCGGCAAGACCAGCGTGTCGGACGTGCTGCGCGCCATCTCCGCCAACAGCGGCAACAGCTACAACGAACAATATACGGGCAGCTTCTCGGCCGGTACTTCGGGCCTGTCGCTGCGTGGTATCGGCCAGAAAAATACCTTGATCCTGGTCAATGGCAAGCGCGTGGCCAGCTATGCGACGGCGCAAAACCTGCAGGAAACCTTTGTCGACCTGAATAGCTTGCCGATGGCGGCCGTGCAGCGCATCGAGGTGCTCAAGGATGGCGCCTCGTCCGTCTACGGTTCCGACGCCGTGGCCGGCGTGGTCAACATCATCCTCTACAAGGAATTCACGGGCACGGACATCACGGCGCAATGGGGTGGCTCGACCGAAGGCACGGGCCAGCATGAAAAGAGCGCGGCGCTGCAAACGGGTTTTGGCAAGCTGGAGGAAGACGGCTACAGCCTGGTCTTCTCGATCGATGCACAGCAGCGCGACAAGCTGCAGCAGAGCGACGTGGAGTGGATGCGCGATGCGGACTTCCGCAACCAGCAGCGCGGTAGTCTGGGCTGGGCCATCACCAACTATGCGGGCACCGACCCGACCAGGACCTTGGGCGGCGTGCGGGGACCATTGCAGCTGGTCAATTATGGCGACATCACGCCCGGCAAGACGGGACAAGTGCTGGCCTACAACCCATCGCCGTACAAAACCCTGATTCCCGGAATCCAGCGCGTGCATACGGCCGCGCGCGCCACCGTCAAGCTGAACGCGGACACGGAAGCGTATGTCGATTTGCTGCACAGTTATTCGCGCGCCGACCAGACTTTCAGCGCGCCGTTGACGGTGAACAATGCCACGCGCGTGTGGAACAACGCCACCCAGGCACTCGACACCATCCCCGTCGTGCTGCCCGTGGGCCATCCGAACAATCCGGGTACCGCGCCCCTGCCGTTCACGGCCACCCTGTTCGACCTGGGGCCGCGCCTGAAGCAGGACAAGGTCACGTTCTACCGTGCGCTGGCCGGCGTCAAAGGCACGCTGGCGGGCTGGGACTGGGATGCAGCCGTGGGCCACTCCAGCAGCAAGCTGGAAGAAACCGTGCAGAACTTCGTCAACCGCTATGAATTCCAGAAAGTGCTGGCCGACGGCAGCTACAATTTCTTTGATCAGTCGCAAAACAGCGAAGCCGTGCGTAACCGCCTGCGCCTGTCGACCCTGCGTCCGGCCGAATCGACGCTCGACACGCTCGACTTCTCGGCGGCCAAGGATATCTGGGACTTGCCCGCCGGCCCGCTGGGCTTTGCCGCCGGCGCACAGTGGCGCCGCGAAAAGATGGACTCGCAAACCTCGACTGCCGTGCTGTCGGGTACGGAGCTGCGCCCGGCCATCAACATCATCAACGGTACGCGCAGCGTCTCGGCCCTGTTTGCCGAATTCAACGTACCTGTAGTGAAAGACCTGTCTGTCAACCTGGCGGGCCGCGCCGACCATTACAGCGATTTCGGCAATGCATTTTCGCCGAAAGCCAGCGCCCGTTACCAGGCGGCGCCGTGGCTGCTGGTGCGCGGCACCGTGTCGCGTGGCTTCCGCGCGCCATCGCTGCCGGAAATCACGCAAAGCACGGCCGTCAGCTATGTCAGCGTGCTCGATCCGCGCGACCCGATCACGCCGACGCAGACGCGCGGCGTGACGGCCATTACCATTGCCAATACGGCGCTGCGTCCCGAGCGCTCGAACAACCTGAACCTGGGCGTGGTGGTCTCGCCGACCAGCAGTTCGAGCATCGGCCTCGATTATTACCGCATCAAGCAGGAGGGTGTGATCGGCACGGAAAGCGCCACCACCACCATCGCCAACGAAGCGACGGCGCCGCAAAAGGTCACGCGCGACGCCGATGGCCGCATTACGACCTTGTACCGCCAGTACCGCAACCAGGGCCAGCGCGAAGTGTCGGGCATCGACATCGACCTGCGCCAGCGCTTCGTCGACAAGGACTGGGGCAAGCTGACCCTGGCCGGCCAGTTGAGCCGGGTGCTGCGCTTTGCCGAACCGCTGTCGGACGGCGCGCCGCTCACGGATGGCGCCGGCACCAATTACTTCGGTTCCATCCCGAAATGGCGCGGCGTCAGCTCGGCCACCTGGGAGCAGGGCAAGTGGTCGTCCACGCTCACATGGAATTACGTGGGCAGCTATGCGCAAAACACGCATCTCGATGAATCGGTGGCCGCCTTCAGCACCTTCGACGTGACCAGCAGCTGGCAGGTGACACCAAAGGCGAACGTCACGTTCATCGTGCAAAACCTGGCCAACAAACGTGCGCCCTGGGACTATGCGTCCACCGGCTTTGACTTTACCCAGGCCGATCCGCGCGGACGCGTTGCGGCGCTCAAGCTGAACTACAAGTTCTAG
- a CDS encoding response regulator translates to MPLTSETIKKNILIVDDSAFEQRMLMELLGEQPYRFSIAFNGYQGYQLALATHPDLILLDVRMPEMDGYTACRLLKANPETEEIPVIFLSGADSAKERIMGLQVGGVDYISKPFTPEELAARIHIHLGLMRKSNSTLPATTLIRDKLQHPDLVFVNAVKQLILDNLGSLPNLSDIARSVGTYREKLTLMFREQTGMTVFAFIREARIARGVELLQQTEIDVQDIALLIGFHNAGNFATAFRERMGVTPSAYRQRLQEQTGQRQAAGGY, encoded by the coding sequence ATGCCATTGACCAGCGAAACCATCAAAAAAAACATCTTGATCGTGGACGATTCCGCGTTCGAGCAGCGCATGCTGATGGAGCTGCTCGGCGAACAGCCCTACCGTTTCAGCATCGCGTTCAACGGCTACCAGGGCTACCAGCTGGCACTGGCCACGCATCCCGACCTGATCCTGCTCGACGTGCGCATGCCAGAGATGGATGGCTACACGGCCTGCCGTTTGCTCAAGGCCAATCCCGAAACGGAAGAGATACCCGTGATCTTTCTCAGCGGCGCTGATTCCGCCAAGGAACGCATCATGGGCTTGCAGGTGGGGGGGGTCGACTACATTTCGAAGCCGTTCACGCCGGAAGAACTGGCCGCACGCATCCATATCCACCTGGGGTTGATGCGTAAAAGCAACAGTACCTTGCCAGCCACGACGCTGATCCGCGACAAGCTGCAGCATCCCGACCTGGTGTTCGTCAATGCCGTCAAACAGCTCATCCTCGACAACCTGGGCAGCCTGCCCAACCTGTCCGACATCGCCCGCAGCGTGGGCACCTACCGCGAAAAGCTGACCCTGATGTTCCGCGAGCAGACGGGCATGACGGTCTTCGCCTTCATCCGCGAAGCGCGCATCGCCCGCGGCGTGGAACTGCTGCAGCAGACGGAAATCGACGTGCAGGATATCGCCCTGCTGATTGGCTTTCACAACGCGGGCAACTTCGCCACGGCCTTCCGAGAACGCATGGGCGTCACGCCCAGCGCCTACCGCCAGCGCCTGCAGGAGCAGACAGGACAGCGGCAGGCGGCGGGCGGCTACTAG
- a CDS encoding spore coat U domain-containing protein, with protein sequence MLRVIFPRLAVAASVAFASTALMPRVADAAVYLNGSNTATFDVTLKIIANCTIAAAGLDFGQSQGVLATAVNVNTTVNVTCTSTTPYNVGLTAGTGTGSSGTTRYLSGTGGNVGTVQFNLYQTAGSTLWGDTQGTNTVSGTGNGASQPITVYGNIPPQATPAPDTYKSTITATVYF encoded by the coding sequence ATGTTGCGAGTCATTTTCCCCCGCCTTGCCGTTGCCGCCAGCGTGGCTTTTGCCAGCACGGCGCTCATGCCTCGCGTCGCCGACGCAGCCGTGTATCTGAACGGCAGCAACACCGCAACCTTTGATGTCACCCTGAAAATCATCGCCAATTGCACCATTGCGGCGGCCGGTCTCGACTTTGGCCAAAGTCAGGGTGTACTGGCTACTGCCGTGAACGTCAATACGACCGTGAATGTCACCTGTACCAGTACCACCCCGTATAACGTGGGCCTGACGGCGGGCACGGGCACGGGGTCGAGCGGCACCACGCGCTACCTGAGCGGCACCGGCGGCAACGTGGGGACGGTGCAATTCAACCTGTACCAGACCGCTGGCAGCACCTTGTGGGGCGATACGCAGGGAACGAATACCGTCAGCGGCACCGGCAATGGCGCATCGCAGCCGATCACGGTGTACGGCAATATTCCGCCGCAAGCGACACCGGCGCCCGATACCTACAAGTCGACCATCACAGCCACCGTTTACTTTTGA
- a CDS encoding molecular chaperone, which produces MKNMLALLACCAAGVHGANLQISPVTLNLRAPQSAAGINLQNLGDQPMYGQVRVFAWEQRDGDEVLAPTQELVASPPIVEIAANSRQTIRLVRAQGGPVAQEKTYRVLIDEVGRDDDPGRSGVDIRLRYSVPVFVLPAGAPGKEILDWQVFREQGAWMLRIKNSGNVHAQIGAMTFTNQAGKVFVISKGLFGYVLAARMRVWRLPVAGEAELDGPLSIAVHVNAKALVATNSTP; this is translated from the coding sequence ATGAAAAACATGCTGGCGCTGCTGGCCTGCTGCGCGGCGGGCGTGCACGGCGCCAACTTGCAGATTTCGCCGGTGACGCTCAATTTGCGCGCCCCACAGAGTGCGGCCGGAATCAACCTGCAAAACCTCGGTGATCAGCCCATGTACGGGCAGGTGCGGGTGTTCGCCTGGGAGCAGCGCGACGGCGATGAGGTACTGGCACCGACGCAGGAACTGGTGGCCAGTCCGCCGATCGTCGAAATCGCCGCCAACAGCCGGCAGACCATCCGCCTGGTGCGTGCCCAAGGCGGCCCCGTCGCGCAGGAAAAGACGTATCGCGTACTCATCGATGAAGTCGGCCGCGACGATGATCCGGGCCGCAGCGGCGTCGATATCCGCCTGCGCTACTCGGTGCCTGTATTCGTGCTGCCGGCCGGTGCGCCGGGCAAGGAAATTCTCGACTGGCAAGTCTTTCGCGAGCAGGGTGCATGGATGTTGCGTATCAAGAACAGCGGCAACGTCCATGCGCAGATCGGTGCGATGACATTCACGAATCAGGCGGGCAAGGTGTTTGTCATCAGCAAGGGGCTGTTTGGTTATGTCCTGGCGGCACGCATGCGCGTATGGCGCCTGCCCGTCGCCGGGGAGGCTGAACTGGATGGGCCGTTGAGTATTGCGGTGCATGTGAATGCAAAGGCGCTCGTTGCCACGAATTCGACACCTTGA